Genomic DNA from Acidimicrobiales bacterium:
CCCGCCGCTCCAGGGCCTGGCCGACGCCACGGGCGAGACGGTCAACCTCGCGGTCCTCGCCGACGACAAGGTCCTCTACCTCGTCCGCATCCGCAACTCGAACCTCGTCACTGCGAACATCCAGGTCGGCTCGATGCTCCCGGCCGTCCACACCTCCATCGGCAAGCTCCTCCTCGCCTACCTCGACGACGAGGCGCTGGCGCGTCGCATCGGCGCGACCTCCTTCGCCGGCGGGCAGGGACCGAACGCGCTGCGCTCCCTCGAGGCGCTGCGGGCCGAGCTCGCCGGCATCCGCGAGCGGGGCTGGGCGACCCAGGACGAGGAGCTCGCGTTCGGCCTGCGCTCCGTCGCGGCGCCGGTACGCGACCGCTCGGGTGCCGTCGTGGCCGGCGCCAACGTGGCCGTCCAGGCGCGCGACTGGCCGATGGAGCGGATCCACGCCGAGCTCCGACCGCCCCTCGTCGCGACCTGCGAGCACATCTCGGCGCTCCTCGGCTACTCGCCGGCCGC
This window encodes:
- a CDS encoding IclR family transcriptional regulator, yielding MTRGPGLGGAGRAPRPAAGDGEADRAGYRIEALAKGLRVLSLFSEQRPTWRITDVAAEAGIPLPTAYRIMMTLTAEGYLDRLPDGAYRPGVRVLTLGMSALRNLELVELATPPLQGLADATGETVNLAVLADDKVLYLVRIRNSNLVTANIQVGSMLPAVHTSIGKLLLAYLDDEALARRIGATSFAGGQGPNALRSLEALRAELAGIRERGWATQDEELAFGLRSVAAPVRDRSGAVVAGANVAVQARDWPMERIHAELRPPLVATCEHISALLGYSPAAPRPRAVTPPGP